A region of the Thermodesulfobacteriota bacterium genome:
AAGGTTGAAAAATACATCAAAGAATTTGAGGAAGAGGGGTTTAAGTTACATGTGGAACCGATGGTTGCTGAATTTATCATCAGAGAGGCCAGGAGAAGGCAGACAGGCGCGAGGGGGCTCGATGTTCTCATGTCCAAGTACCTAGAAGAAGTCGCCTTCGAAATATTTGGAAAGGGGGATGAAGGAGAAGTCATACTAAGAGTTGCATCCGATAAGGTTTCTCACATAATCAAGAGACGTGCCTAGGACAAAATCTGCTGAATCCAGGTATAAAATCATATTTATGGGAACCCCTGGATTCGCAGTACCCACCCTCATAGCGCTAATCGAATCTGAGCACGACGTAGTCTCAGTGGTGACAAAGCCCGACACGCCAAAGGGGAGGGGTAGAAGAGTCATCCCGCCACCGATAAAAACTCTTGCAATTGACCACAATATTCCGGTTCTGCAACCAGAGAAAATTAAGACCGAAGAATTCCATAATGAACTGAAAGTGTATAATCCCGATATAATATGTGTAGCTGCCTACGGTAAGATTCTTCCAAAAAATATATTAGGCCTCCCCCCTAACGGTTGTATTAACGTTCACGGTTCACTCCTTCCAAAATACAGGGGAGCAGCACCTGTAAATTGGGCTATTATAAG
Encoded here:
- the fmt gene encoding methionyl-tRNA formyltransferase encodes the protein MPRTKSAESRYKIIFMGTPGFAVPTLIALIESEHDVVSVVTKPDTPKGRGRRVIPPPIKTLAIDHNIPVLQPEKIKTEEFHNELKVYNPDIICVAAYGKILPKNILGLPPNGCINVHGSLLPKYRGAAPVNWAIIRGEEITGITTMMMDEGMDTGDILLQREVKIEVEDDAESLSEKLSIVGAELLIETIRLQTQGMLPRIPQDHSKATYAPMLKKEDGMIDWRKSSEDINNLIRGTLPWPGAYTT